One part of the Longimicrobiales bacterium genome encodes these proteins:
- a CDS encoding DUF1684 domain-containing protein produces the protein MNIRTLSIVATLSATLLVGCGEPWPEPPPVDQIVFLTEHEEWRIDRQRKTVTPPNGPLLWIGLWNLPEGETRFGSEYGIGITMPEEDSPAFAGTLHRSGMDVRLVPESGSGIGLFEGDEVTESMALRHDRMDDPTRLQLGSLGLRVHSERGSDRLWLRAWDEDHPDIEGFLLPEFYAVDPAWRFQARMELYPEPIILTVPDVTGGTIEYTAPGELVFEKDGREHRLIATQTPTSTSYFVMMWDSTATTETYQAGRYIRPLLVDEGGWTTIDFNRGYNAPCVFTGFSVCALPPRANWLTMHVTAGEKRPDKLPDGS, from the coding sequence ATGAACATCCGAACCCTCTCCATTGTTGCCACTCTTTCCGCGACCCTGCTCGTCGGATGTGGCGAGCCATGGCCAGAACCTCCGCCGGTCGACCAGATCGTTTTTCTCACCGAGCACGAAGAGTGGCGTATCGATCGTCAACGGAAGACGGTGACTCCACCGAACGGCCCTCTGCTCTGGATCGGGCTGTGGAACCTGCCCGAGGGCGAAACGCGATTCGGCTCCGAGTACGGAATCGGGATCACGATGCCGGAGGAGGACTCTCCAGCTTTTGCGGGCACACTTCATCGATCAGGCATGGACGTGCGACTCGTTCCGGAGAGCGGATCAGGGATCGGGCTCTTCGAAGGCGATGAGGTCACGGAGTCGATGGCTCTTCGTCACGACCGTATGGATGATCCGACTCGGCTACAACTCGGGTCACTCGGCCTGCGCGTCCACTCAGAGCGGGGGTCCGACCGACTCTGGCTGCGGGCGTGGGACGAAGATCATCCGGACATTGAGGGTTTTCTGCTCCCGGAGTTCTATGCGGTCGATCCGGCGTGGCGATTCCAGGCACGTATGGAGCTCTACCCGGAACCGATCATACTCACGGTTCCGGACGTCACTGGCGGCACCATTGAGTACACGGCGCCAGGCGAGTTGGTCTTTGAAAAGGACGGCCGAGAACACAGGTTGATCGCCACACAGACTCCGACCAGCACGAGCTACTTCGTGATGATGTGGGACTCAACGGCCACCACTGAGACTTACCAGGCGGGGCGATACATCCGGCCCCTGCTAGTCGATGAAGGAGGCTGGACGACGATCGACTTCAATCGGGGGTACAACGCTCCCTGCGTCTTTACGGGCTTCTCGGTGTGTGCTCTCCCGCCACGGGCGAACTGGCTCACAATGCATGTGACCGCCGGAGAGAAGCGGCCTGACAAATTACCCGACGGAAGTTAG
- a CDS encoding class I SAM-dependent methyltransferase has product MERTYGSLYGRLSSSAMAEVEGRVPRGSNVIDFGAGCGRLTLPLAQAGYRVTAVEPSAGMHAELTRSLEALPSDTTARVTAAECSMEHYRGAPSHDLALCVFTVIAFLLEPETLSSAFGAVSGSLKTDGLFLLDVPHESVFVDVDYDDDQIIRTVQIRPTGGGHYNYSEHTVVHTEKGEEAYRDHFPIRYWTRSEVSDALQTAGFVAEADVSGHFTGLGADYLLMRKA; this is encoded by the coding sequence ATGGAGCGCACCTACGGATCGCTTTATGGCCGCCTTTCTTCATCGGCGATGGCTGAGGTCGAAGGCCGCGTGCCTCGGGGCAGCAACGTCATCGACTTCGGGGCCGGCTGCGGCCGACTGACCCTCCCGCTCGCCCAAGCAGGCTATCGAGTCACAGCGGTCGAGCCGTCGGCCGGCATGCACGCGGAACTGACACGGTCATTGGAGGCGCTTCCCTCTGACACCACTGCCCGCGTCACGGCGGCCGAATGCTCCATGGAGCACTACCGGGGCGCGCCGAGCCACGATCTCGCGCTTTGTGTTTTCACGGTGATCGCGTTCCTTCTCGAGCCGGAGACCCTCTCCTCGGCTTTCGGAGCTGTGAGCGGGTCGCTGAAAACCGACGGCCTCTTCCTTCTCGACGTTCCGCACGAGTCCGTTTTTGTGGATGTCGACTACGACGACGACCAGATCATCCGCACGGTCCAGATCCGCCCCACGGGCGGCGGGCACTACAACTACTCTGAGCACACCGTGGTGCACACAGAGAAAGGCGAAGAGGCCTACCGGGACCACTTTCCGATCCGGTACTGGACCCGAAGCGAAGTGTCCGATGCGCTTCAAACCGCAGGGTTCGTAGCGGAAGCCGACGTCTCTGGTCACTTCACGGGACTTGGGGCAGACTACCTGTTGATGCGGAAGGCCTAA
- a CDS encoding lamin tail domain-containing protein — protein sequence MTTSRLTSHRSFSPVPCLTLPGILLLGLACAPLGAQVETSRDTASASVGQAEEHEEPYVQISFLDVGQGDAVVIQSPEGQVAIIDAGLGDPLRFLQQMRIDEVDLLVASHPHADHIGGIDDILTARPVRFYLDNGQPHTTLTYERLMATLERIEEVTVLAPTPRTITMGSVSIQVLPLPPGALDLNDQSVGLVLEFGDFSAFFSGDSERYELDWWTTQGLIPDVTLLKAPHHGSVNGFTRGFLAAAQPEVVVVSVGGGNTYGHPRPEALTAFGTFVNQLLRTDRDGHVTVLGYEDGRYELVVGPDIISSTGDHTSTVPADPLPSIDPSASAFASSVPGLRIDVVADAPGNDHEHLNGEFAIIENGGTRLLNIGQWRFCDLRSRCFEFPPGSSIPVGEQVRVYTGYGSADGFSFFMNNSRAVWNNDGDEATLYDERGRIVLRYVY from the coding sequence ATGACGACATCGCGCCTCACCAGTCACAGGTCATTCTCTCCTGTGCCCTGCCTCACGCTGCCCGGCATCCTGTTGCTTGGTTTGGCATGTGCCCCGCTGGGAGCTCAGGTCGAGACTTCGCGGGACACCGCATCCGCTTCGGTGGGCCAGGCCGAGGAGCACGAGGAGCCATACGTCCAGATTAGCTTTCTCGACGTGGGGCAGGGCGATGCGGTCGTGATTCAGTCGCCCGAAGGGCAGGTCGCGATCATCGATGCGGGCCTAGGCGACCCGCTCCGCTTCCTCCAACAAATGCGAATCGACGAAGTCGACCTCCTCGTCGCCTCTCACCCGCACGCGGATCACATTGGCGGCATCGATGACATCCTGACGGCACGTCCGGTTCGCTTCTACTTGGACAACGGACAGCCGCACACCACGCTGACGTACGAACGACTCATGGCCACCCTCGAGCGGATCGAGGAAGTCACGGTTCTCGCACCGACACCCCGGACGATCACGATGGGGTCGGTGTCCATCCAGGTCCTGCCCCTGCCACCAGGTGCTCTCGATCTGAACGACCAGTCCGTCGGACTCGTGCTGGAGTTCGGCGACTTTTCCGCGTTCTTCAGCGGAGACTCTGAGCGGTACGAGCTCGACTGGTGGACGACGCAGGGTCTGATTCCGGACGTGACGCTACTGAAGGCTCCCCACCACGGAAGCGTGAACGGCTTCACCAGGGGGTTTCTCGCGGCGGCCCAGCCGGAGGTGGTGGTGGTTTCTGTCGGGGGAGGAAATACGTACGGGCATCCTCGCCCGGAGGCGCTGACCGCTTTCGGCACGTTCGTGAATCAGCTACTACGGACCGATCGCGACGGACATGTGACCGTGCTCGGCTACGAGGATGGGCGGTATGAACTGGTGGTCGGTCCTGACATTATTTCCTCGACCGGAGACCACACGTCCACAGTCCCCGCCGATCCACTGCCATCGATCGACCCCTCGGCGAGTGCCTTCGCCTCATCTGTCCCGGGCCTGCGCATTGATGTGGTCGCAGACGCCCCAGGGAATGACCATGAGCATCTGAACGGTGAGTTCGCGATCATCGAAAATGGCGGAACGCGGTTGCTCAACATCGGCCAGTGGCGGTTCTGTGATCTTCGCTCGCGGTGTTTCGAATTTCCGCCGGGATCCAGCATTCCGGTCGGGGAACAGGTCCGTGTCTACACGGGGTATGGTTCCGCGGACGGCTTCTCGTTCTTCATGAACAACAGCCGGGCAGTTTGGAACAACGACGGGGACGAGGCGACACTTTATGACGAGCGCGGACGGATCGTGCTCCGGTACGTCTACTGA